A part of Aegilops tauschii subsp. strangulata cultivar AL8/78 chromosome 2, Aet v6.0, whole genome shotgun sequence genomic DNA contains:
- the LOC120973735 gene encoding uncharacterized protein has translation MQRNDSRLFSHDLHGKEGNIEPMILNMMRLTDFSPVLDFSPRKPDNMQSYIYVESLVRLDVYRKGGIVRKPKKREVWKLKKWKPCEDDLSHLEEMWSHIHQKEHDITVFSQRSGIQLKHRLQGISNDVIRQQIGLQIDQIVPVFPNKYPRSSRRLNLVGGKRDREKLLARMRKYGDICKAMNEEIGRIVRMTEIAIQYKVGSSSSNDAISSQNHSDDKDTAES, from the exons ATGCAAAGAAATGATAGTAGGCTATTTTCTCATGATTTGCATGGGAAAGAAGGGAATATCGAGCCTATGATATTAAACATGATGAGGTTGACAGACTTTAGCCCAGTTTTAGATTTTAGCCCTCGCAAGCCGGACAATATGCAATCCTACATCTATGTGGAGTCACTTGTACGCTTAGATGTATACAGAAAAGGAGGCATTGTGCGTAAGCCAAAAAAGAGGGAAGTTTGGAAATTAAAGAAGTGGAAGCCTTGCGAGGACGATCTCTCTCATCTAGAAGAGATGTGGAGCCACATTCATCAAAAGGAGCATGACATAACT GTCTTTTCACAACGATCTGGCATACAACTCAAACATCGTCTGCAAGGTATATCGAATGACGTGATTCGACAACAAATAGGCCTGCAAATTGATCAAATCGTTCCAGTATTTCCAAATAAG TATCCAAGATCCTCCCGACGGCTTAATTTGGTGGGGGGAAAGCGAGACAGAGAAAAGTTACTTGCTCGTATGAGGAAGTATGGAGATATTTGCAAG GCTATGAATGAGGAAATTGGGAGGATCGTTCGTATGACGGAGATTGCTATACAATATAAG GTGGGTTCTTCGAGTTCAAATGATGCTATTTCATCCCAGAATCACAGTGACGACAAGGATACAGCTGAGTCTTGA